A region of Kribbella sp. NBC_01245 DNA encodes the following proteins:
- a CDS encoding MerR family transcriptional regulator produces MTASVTIGEFSRLTHLSVKTLHHYHDIGLLQPARIDPSSGYRQYETSQVAVAQLIRRLRELKMPLPQVRAVVEAPDVPSRDVALRAHLDQMEGELVRTQQVIASLRSMLTLAVPAARVEYRFIPAFRALTITAQVDRAEIDVWCETTFGRLGATAGALGITATAGATYGDGFFTDDIGEVMAFLPVAPDQTPYDGLGLTDLPAGFFAVTPHDGPFNDFDRTYGALGSHVAEYCEVAPGPIRELYVVGPDATADETAFRTDVCWPIQAIPAVTKSGQ; encoded by the coding sequence ATGACCGCATCGGTGACCATCGGGGAGTTTTCCCGGCTCACGCATCTGAGCGTGAAGACGCTGCATCACTATCACGACATCGGCCTGTTGCAGCCGGCCCGGATCGACCCGTCCTCGGGTTACCGGCAGTACGAGACGTCCCAAGTCGCGGTGGCGCAGCTGATCCGCCGCTTGCGCGAGCTGAAGATGCCGCTGCCGCAGGTCCGGGCCGTGGTCGAGGCGCCGGATGTGCCGTCACGGGATGTCGCATTGCGCGCGCACTTGGATCAGATGGAGGGCGAACTCGTCCGGACGCAGCAGGTGATCGCGTCCTTGCGGTCGATGCTGACGCTGGCCGTGCCGGCGGCCCGGGTGGAGTACCGGTTCATCCCCGCCTTCCGCGCGCTCACGATCACCGCACAGGTCGATCGGGCCGAAATCGACGTCTGGTGCGAGACCACCTTCGGCCGCCTCGGCGCAACGGCCGGGGCACTCGGCATCACGGCCACGGCCGGTGCGACGTACGGCGATGGCTTCTTCACCGACGACATCGGCGAGGTGATGGCCTTCCTTCCGGTCGCGCCCGACCAGACGCCGTACGACGGGCTGGGGCTGACCGACCTGCCGGCCGGGTTCTTCGCGGTCACGCCGCATGACGGACCGTTCAACGATTTCGACCGCACGTACGGCGCACTCGGCAGCCACGTCGCCGAGTACTGCGAGGTGGCACCGGGCCCGATCCGCGAGCTGTACGTCGTGGGGCCGGACGCCACCGCCGACGAGACGGCCTTCCGCACCGACGTGTGCTGGCCGATCCAGGCCATTCCGGCTGTCACCAAGTCTGGCCAGTAA
- a CDS encoding VOC family protein, whose amino-acid sequence MSIQLEHVTFDAANAAGLAAFWSGVFERPVDAEGNEFFATVGRAEPALSPVLMFIQVPEERAGKNRLHLDLASDDWSAEVDRLVGLGAKRLNEYDEYGAHWVTLADPEGNLFDVAEIRA is encoded by the coding sequence ATGTCCATCCAGCTTGAGCACGTTACCTTCGACGCGGCCAACGCCGCCGGCCTCGCCGCCTTCTGGTCCGGGGTCTTCGAGCGTCCGGTAGATGCCGAGGGCAACGAGTTCTTCGCGACCGTCGGCCGTGCCGAGCCGGCCTTGTCGCCGGTGCTGATGTTCATCCAGGTGCCGGAGGAGCGTGCGGGCAAGAACCGGTTGCACCTGGACCTGGCCAGCGACGACTGGTCCGCCGAGGTAGACCGGCTCGTCGGCCTGGGCGCCAAACGTCTCAACGAGTACGACGAGTACGGCGCGCACTGGGTCACGCTCGCCGACCCCGAGGGCAACCTCTTCGACGTGGCCGAGATCCGCGCCTGA
- a CDS encoding ArsR/SmtB family transcription factor, with protein sequence MATTFEVLAEPRRRQILDLLRGGERPVGDLVDHLGLSQPAVSKHLKILRDAGLVVVRQDAQRRWYRLRPEPLTEIDAWLEPYRDLWRDRLSALERHLDTMD encoded by the coding sequence ATGGCAACTACGTTCGAGGTGCTCGCGGAGCCGCGGCGTCGCCAGATCCTCGACCTGTTGCGAGGCGGCGAGCGGCCCGTCGGGGATCTGGTCGACCACCTGGGCTTGAGCCAGCCCGCCGTCTCGAAGCACCTGAAGATCCTTCGCGACGCCGGGCTGGTCGTAGTGCGGCAAGACGCGCAGCGCCGGTGGTATCGCCTGCGGCCCGAGCCACTCACCGAGATCGACGCGTGGCTCGAGCCCTACCGCGACCTTTGGCGCGACCGCCTGTCCGCCCTCGAGCGCCACCTCGACACCATGGACTGA
- a CDS encoding phosphotransferase family protein: MTAIAQKYGVMREQVVSVPGGVANHVFMLGDELVLRIPRSADFVADLRKEVGVIPVARKAGVRTPGIVEFNESLDLIESPYLLLERQPGTDLATRNTTAVHTGAGHTTAGHSAAGHIAAGHIATPRTADGLWGELGRELDALHRMTPDSVGALAGVPIDRPGDPRPGVGDLVRRGYLDAGTARWLVGWFDRLEAGFPADERVVLVHGDIAPQNLMVDPQTGDLTGLIDWGDAAWAEPGMEFAKLRLRDVAAVLSGGRYGEVDPTAIAARALWYHLSWGVSGLAKGPRPSERHWTAPPASRLLGLLEFFANDPPAPWHALV; this comes from the coding sequence GTGACGGCGATTGCGCAGAAGTACGGCGTGATGCGGGAGCAGGTGGTGAGCGTGCCTGGTGGGGTGGCGAACCACGTCTTCATGCTTGGGGACGAGCTGGTTCTTCGGATTCCGCGGAGTGCCGACTTCGTGGCGGATTTGCGCAAGGAGGTCGGCGTCATCCCAGTGGCCCGGAAGGCCGGCGTGCGGACGCCCGGGATCGTTGAGTTCAACGAGAGCCTCGATCTGATCGAGTCGCCGTATCTACTGCTCGAGCGGCAACCCGGCACAGACCTCGCAACGCGGAACACCACGGCAGTGCACACCGGCGCGGGGCACACCACCGCGGGACACTCCGCTGCGGGGCACATCGCCGCGGGGCATATCGCGACTCCGCGGACGGCGGACGGGCTGTGGGGCGAGCTGGGGCGGGAGCTCGATGCGTTGCATCGGATGACGCCGGATTCGGTTGGCGCCTTGGCGGGCGTGCCGATCGACCGGCCAGGTGATCCACGGCCGGGTGTTGGGGATCTCGTCCGGCGCGGATACCTCGATGCCGGCACGGCGCGGTGGCTGGTCGGGTGGTTCGACCGGCTGGAGGCGGGATTCCCCGCCGACGAGCGCGTCGTACTTGTGCATGGGGATATCGCCCCGCAGAACCTCATGGTCGATCCGCAAACCGGAGACCTCACCGGCCTGATCGATTGGGGTGATGCCGCCTGGGCCGAACCGGGCATGGAGTTCGCGAAGCTGCGACTTCGGGATGTGGCCGCCGTCTTGAGTGGCGGGCGGTACGGCGAGGTGGATCCGACAGCGATCGCGGCCCGGGCTCTTTGGTATCACCTCAGCTGGGGCGTGTCCGGCCTCGCCAAGGGACCCCGTCCGAGCGAACGGCATTGGACCGCCCCACCCGCCAGCCGATTACTCGGGCTACTCGAGTTCTTCGCCAACGACCCGCCAGCGCCGTGGCACGCCCTCGTCTGA
- a CDS encoding response regulator transcription factor, whose amino-acid sequence MRVILAEDATLLREGLVRLLEDEGHEVIAAVSDGEALVKAVAADQPDVVVVDVRMPPTHTDEGLRAALEIRRRWADVGVLVLSQYVERSYAAELITADADGVGYLLKDRVMRMEEFLDALERVGNGGAAFDPEVVRQLLTRSTHTDPLGSLTGREREVLDRMAQGHTNAGIAGELFISQSAVEKHVNAIFDKLSIAHTSGYSRRVLAVLRYLDS is encoded by the coding sequence ATGCGGGTGATCCTGGCCGAAGACGCCACGCTGCTGCGCGAAGGGCTGGTGCGCCTTCTCGAGGACGAGGGGCACGAGGTCATCGCCGCGGTCAGCGACGGTGAAGCCCTGGTCAAAGCGGTGGCCGCGGATCAGCCGGATGTCGTGGTTGTCGACGTTCGGATGCCGCCTACCCATACGGACGAAGGGCTGCGTGCCGCGTTAGAGATCCGCCGCCGCTGGGCGGACGTGGGTGTGCTGGTGCTGTCGCAATATGTCGAGCGTTCGTATGCCGCTGAGCTGATCACCGCCGATGCCGATGGCGTGGGCTATCTGCTGAAGGACCGAGTGATGCGAATGGAGGAGTTCCTCGACGCCCTGGAACGGGTCGGCAACGGCGGCGCTGCCTTCGACCCCGAGGTGGTCCGCCAACTGCTCACCCGCAGCACGCATACCGATCCCCTCGGCAGCCTCACCGGCCGGGAGCGCGAGGTGCTCGACCGGATGGCCCAAGGCCATACCAACGCGGGTATCGCCGGCGAACTCTTCATCTCCCAAAGCGCCGTCGAGAAGCACGTCAACGCCATCTTCGACAAACTCAGCATCGCCCACACCTCCGGCTACAGCCGCCGCGTGCTGGCCGTCCTCAGATACCTCGACTCATGA
- a CDS encoding sensor histidine kinase, with amino-acid sequence MTVAALIRRSGRTLLGVALGSYSAVLELIFLIWAGPMLLAGKAIPALRPPVFRCARQLTRLELWRLDRFGPHPEVGPFTDRAALRYLAVRCVVGFLGAIVVLLLLLGLAVAGSMVSAWVTGGSWSMVEDGGGVSTPTILLAAVPGIVLLYLDITGLKGVADLEVYTARRFLGPTAAELLQRRVSELSISRAEVVQAVNDERRRIERDLHDGVQQRLVALGLLLSRARNSGDAAKSADLVRQAHEESEQALHDLRDVAWRVYPTVLDQLGLHDVLIDVADRAGIPVTLAYQLRSRPPAATETVAYFVISEAVSNAVKHSGADRLEITVTPIGRPMQDAPESIAVMIADNGRGGADPGGRGLTGLAGRVAATDGHFEVISPPGGPTTIWAELPCG; translated from the coding sequence ATGACAGTGGCAGCGTTGATACGACGAAGCGGGCGGACATTGCTGGGCGTCGCGCTCGGGTCGTATAGCGCCGTGCTCGAGCTGATATTCCTGATCTGGGCCGGCCCGATGCTGCTCGCAGGCAAGGCGATCCCCGCGCTGCGCCCCCCGGTGTTTCGTTGTGCGAGGCAACTGACCAGGCTCGAGCTGTGGCGGCTCGACCGGTTCGGGCCTCATCCAGAGGTCGGCCCGTTCACCGATCGCGCGGCACTGAGGTATCTGGCGGTTCGCTGTGTCGTCGGCTTCCTCGGCGCCATCGTCGTCCTCTTACTATTGCTCGGCCTCGCGGTCGCCGGATCCATGGTCAGCGCCTGGGTGACGGGTGGCTCGTGGAGCATGGTCGAGGACGGCGGCGGTGTCAGCACACCGACGATATTGCTCGCAGCCGTGCCTGGGATCGTGTTGCTCTATCTGGACATCACCGGCCTGAAGGGTGTCGCCGATCTTGAGGTGTACACGGCCCGCCGATTCCTGGGTCCCACGGCTGCCGAGTTGCTCCAGCGCCGAGTCTCGGAGCTGTCGATCAGCCGAGCCGAAGTGGTGCAGGCGGTGAACGATGAGCGTCGCCGGATCGAGCGCGACCTGCACGACGGCGTCCAGCAACGACTCGTCGCTCTCGGGCTCCTCCTCAGCCGGGCGCGCAACAGCGGGGACGCGGCGAAGTCCGCCGACCTCGTCCGGCAGGCTCACGAGGAGTCCGAGCAAGCCCTGCACGATCTTCGAGATGTCGCCTGGCGGGTCTACCCCACCGTTCTGGACCAGCTCGGCCTGCACGACGTGCTCATCGACGTGGCGGATCGCGCAGGCATCCCGGTCACCTTGGCGTACCAGCTCCGCAGCAGACCACCAGCAGCCACTGAGACCGTCGCCTATTTCGTCATTTCCGAGGCGGTCAGCAATGCCGTCAAACACTCTGGCGCCGATCGGCTCGAGATCACCGTCACCCCGATAGGACGGCCCATGCAGGATGCTCCGGAGTCGATCGCCGTGATGATCGCGGACAACGGCCGCGGCGGCGCGGATCCGGGCGGGCGCGGCCTGACCGGGCTGGCCGGGCGCGTGGCGGCGACCGACGGCCACTTCGAAGTGATCAGTCCGCCCGGCGGGCCGACGACCATCTGGGCGGAGCTGCCATGCGGGTGA
- a CDS encoding DedA family protein — MIWTNVVVTSQAAAAIDEPMGGVAGWAVDLMEKLGGPGAGLAIALENLFPPLPSELILPLAGFAANRGELGLVSAIVWTTLGSIVGALLLYGVGAGLGRQRTRALVGKLPLVKIEDVDKAEGWFARHGPKAVLIGRLVPVVRSLISIPAGVERMSVPLFLGLTAVGSLIWNSLLIIAGYQLGEQWHLIEQYVGVLQKVVIVAVVGSLAWFVFSRIRSKRPASEKVE, encoded by the coding sequence ATGATCTGGACGAATGTGGTGGTGACCTCGCAGGCAGCTGCGGCAATCGATGAACCGATGGGTGGCGTGGCCGGCTGGGCCGTCGACCTGATGGAGAAGCTCGGCGGCCCTGGCGCCGGGCTGGCGATCGCCTTGGAGAACCTGTTTCCACCGTTGCCGAGCGAGTTGATCCTGCCCTTGGCGGGTTTCGCCGCCAACCGGGGAGAACTCGGCCTGGTCAGCGCCATCGTGTGGACCACACTCGGCTCGATCGTCGGTGCGCTCCTTTTGTACGGGGTGGGCGCCGGGCTCGGGCGGCAACGGACTAGAGCGCTGGTCGGCAAGTTGCCGCTGGTCAAGATCGAGGACGTCGACAAAGCCGAGGGCTGGTTCGCGCGGCATGGGCCGAAGGCGGTGCTGATCGGGCGGCTGGTCCCGGTCGTGCGCAGCCTGATCTCGATCCCGGCCGGCGTCGAACGGATGAGTGTGCCGTTGTTCCTCGGCCTCACCGCTGTCGGAAGTCTGATCTGGAACAGCCTGCTGATCATCGCCGGGTATCAGCTGGGTGAGCAGTGGCACCTGATCGAGCAGTATGTCGGGGTTCTGCAGAAGGTGGTGATCGTGGCGGTGGTCGGGTCGCTCGCGTGGTTCGTATTCAGCCGGATCCGGAGCAAACGTCCAGCCAGTGAGAAAGTCGAGTAG
- a CDS encoding NADPH-dependent FMN reductase — MPSVAFEPRIVPDPPIWPQSVVTVVGNPKPASRTATAATSVAELLASELGAPFKVDALVDLVTFAPALFQQVGESEDQIALADAIDLATSASVLVLATPVYKGSYTGLLKSFLDVLPPHALAGSVVVPVTISASPAHRLLADLHLRPVLAELGASVPTPPVALEERDLEDLQLAVSAWVRHNAGLVQAATIALQPVAEPTPAR; from the coding sequence ATGCCATCAGTCGCCTTCGAGCCCCGGATCGTGCCCGATCCGCCGATCTGGCCGCAGTCCGTCGTGACCGTCGTTGGTAATCCGAAGCCCGCCTCGCGGACGGCGACCGCGGCAACCTCCGTGGCGGAGCTGCTGGCTTCCGAGCTCGGTGCGCCGTTCAAGGTCGATGCGCTGGTCGATCTCGTCACTTTCGCGCCCGCGTTGTTCCAGCAGGTGGGGGAGTCGGAGGACCAGATCGCCTTGGCCGACGCGATCGACCTGGCCACCTCGGCATCGGTGCTGGTGCTGGCGACGCCTGTCTACAAGGGCAGCTACACCGGTTTGCTCAAGTCGTTCCTGGACGTATTGCCACCACATGCGCTGGCCGGATCGGTCGTGGTCCCGGTGACGATCTCGGCGTCGCCCGCACATCGCCTGTTGGCCGACTTGCACCTGCGGCCGGTGCTGGCGGAGCTTGGGGCGAGTGTGCCCACACCTCCAGTGGCACTCGAGGAGCGCGACCTGGAAGACCTGCAGTTGGCGGTCTCCGCCTGGGTCCGGCACAACGCCGGCCTGGTCCAAGCCGCCACCATCGCCCTCCAACCCGTAGCCGAACCGACCCCCGCCCGCTAG
- a CDS encoding nucleotidyltransferase domain-containing protein codes for MAETETETETDTKTESASARETVSATQTGSDSEAVASHGKETFCLKAESVGGAEGGSGEFAALVGRVEGDAGVVGVVLSGSRAREGTATEYSDYDVLLVVGDEVGERLDGEARRDARLDVSTMALGEFRTHALAGSGAEWNRYAFRGAKVLKDTADGLIAGLVAEKGRLAEAEAGQLAPGVLDAFLNSVYRCLKNDRDGNEVGARMDGAEAIPHYLTYVFALHGRVRPYNKYLAWELERYPLSRPERGRDELLSRLVRVYFDDVAQVVRELFRELEPHARAAGHGGVLDAWGNDLVFMRGGA; via the coding sequence GTGGCCGAGACCGAGACCGAGACCGAGACCGATACCAAGACCGAGAGCGCCAGCGCGCGCGAGACCGTCAGCGCGACTCAGACCGGTAGCGATAGCGAGGCCGTGGCGTCGCATGGGAAGGAGACGTTCTGCCTGAAGGCCGAGAGCGTCGGTGGGGCTGAGGGTGGTAGTGGGGAGTTTGCGGCGTTGGTGGGGCGGGTTGAGGGGGATGCGGGGGTGGTTGGGGTGGTGCTGAGTGGGTCGCGGGCTCGGGAAGGGACGGCTACTGAGTACTCCGACTACGACGTGTTGTTGGTGGTGGGGGATGAGGTGGGGGAGCGGTTGGATGGTGAGGCGCGGCGGGATGCGCGGTTGGATGTGTCGACGATGGCGTTGGGGGAGTTTCGGACGCATGCGTTGGCGGGTTCTGGGGCTGAGTGGAATCGGTATGCCTTTAGGGGTGCCAAGGTGCTCAAGGACACTGCCGATGGGTTGATCGCTGGGCTGGTTGCGGAGAAAGGGCGGCTGGCGGAGGCTGAGGCGGGCCAGTTGGCGCCGGGAGTGCTTGATGCCTTTCTCAACAGCGTGTATCGCTGTCTGAAGAACGACCGCGATGGGAACGAGGTCGGCGCCCGGATGGATGGGGCTGAGGCCATCCCTCACTACCTCACGTACGTCTTCGCTTTGCACGGTCGGGTTCGGCCGTACAACAAGTACCTGGCTTGGGAGTTGGAGCGCTATCCGCTGAGTCGGCCGGAGCGGGGGCGCGATGAGCTGCTGTCGCGGTTGGTGCGGGTGTATTTCGACGATGTGGCTCAGGTTGTTCGGGAGCTCTTCAGGGAGTTGGAGCCGCACGCGCGGGCGGCCGGACATGGTGGGGTTCTAGATGCCTGGGGCAACGACCTCGTCTTCATGCGAGGCGGTGCGTAA
- a CDS encoding FtsX-like permease family protein has translation MIRLALRTLRYRKGGFVATFVAVALGAAIVMACGGLMETGIRSNIPAERYAAAPIVVAAEQSHRWQAGDETHAVPLPERVRLSSDLVPIVSAVRGVTAAIPDISFPAVALDNNQPLSGTAPGLGHNWAAASLAPYRLVTGTAPARRGDVVLDSATATRLKASPGSSVRLLVRGEPRSFTLRGIADGPAAASFFTAAEASRLSGRPGQLDAIGVTVAPGTDITALRKQIDSAVSGRAVALQGTERGLAEHPEFADRENLIALAGSLGGIAAMTMMFVVASTLTLSTQQRQRELALLRTIGTTPGQVRRMVLGEAMVVSLPAVLIGCLPGLALGRFLFDRLASQGVTSPLISYEQGWIPLIAGAGAAVLAAFGAAVIAGRRAGKARPVEALTEAGLGRKWFTWTRLVAGLLFLGGAAALLIITATVMSGPLASATAGPAVLCLAIGVALLGPAMTGAVLALVRWPVQAMAGVNGRLAIRNVTARTVAMSAAVMPVMLATGIATANLYMQTTSVDAADKAFTADLRADAVLVSTTGGLTPDLLDTVRRTPGVASASPYVRSLGVIDEPARGRTEDGWPLQGIGNDGTTQVTVASGSLQALTGSTVALPTTLAKKIDRQPGSTITMTLGDGTRVDLRVVATYEARRGYETLLLPATFLASHTTNGLADQILIRAEPGAQPAFASLPPGVVLADRQSLIKSNQEGLQTQAWVNYLLVGMIIAYTAVAVLNTLASSTVRRRREFALQRLTGSTRLQVLRMMTTEALLVAAVGLALGTLVAVACLLPFSQSLSGSALPSGPIWIYLGIAATAILLTLTATLLPTTLSLRSHPAQAAARAD, from the coding sequence ATGATCCGCCTCGCCCTTCGTACGCTGCGTTATCGCAAAGGTGGATTTGTCGCCACCTTCGTCGCGGTAGCCCTCGGCGCCGCGATCGTGATGGCTTGTGGCGGTCTGATGGAGACCGGCATCCGGTCCAACATCCCCGCCGAGCGGTACGCCGCCGCGCCGATCGTGGTCGCGGCCGAGCAAAGCCATCGCTGGCAGGCCGGCGACGAAACCCACGCTGTCCCGCTACCCGAGCGGGTCCGGCTCTCCTCTGACCTTGTTCCCATCGTGAGCGCCGTCCGCGGCGTCACGGCGGCCATTCCCGACATCTCGTTCCCAGCCGTTGCCCTGGACAACAACCAGCCTTTGTCCGGTACGGCGCCGGGGCTCGGCCACAACTGGGCGGCGGCCAGTCTCGCGCCGTACCGCCTTGTCACTGGTACGGCGCCTGCGCGGCGCGGGGACGTCGTACTCGACTCCGCGACCGCCACACGTCTGAAGGCTTCGCCAGGGTCTTCGGTACGTCTACTCGTTCGCGGTGAGCCCCGTAGCTTTACTCTTCGCGGCATCGCCGACGGCCCTGCGGCAGCCAGCTTCTTCACCGCCGCCGAGGCCTCGCGGTTGTCCGGACGGCCGGGTCAGCTCGACGCGATCGGCGTGACCGTTGCTCCCGGCACCGATATCACCGCGCTTCGCAAGCAGATCGACTCGGCCGTCTCGGGCCGGGCTGTCGCCTTGCAGGGCACGGAACGCGGGCTCGCGGAACATCCCGAGTTCGCCGATCGGGAGAACCTGATCGCGTTGGCCGGCTCGCTCGGCGGTATCGCCGCGATGACGATGATGTTCGTGGTCGCCTCGACTTTGACGCTGTCCACGCAGCAGCGGCAGCGGGAACTCGCGTTGCTGCGCACGATCGGCACCACGCCCGGGCAGGTACGCCGGATGGTCCTCGGTGAGGCCATGGTCGTTTCGCTGCCTGCCGTGTTGATCGGTTGTCTGCCGGGGCTTGCGCTCGGGCGGTTCCTCTTCGATCGGCTCGCGTCTCAGGGCGTGACGTCGCCGCTGATCAGTTACGAGCAAGGGTGGATCCCGCTCATCGCCGGTGCCGGTGCGGCCGTACTCGCGGCCTTCGGCGCGGCCGTGATCGCCGGACGTCGCGCCGGGAAGGCCCGCCCGGTGGAGGCCCTCACGGAAGCCGGTCTCGGCCGGAAGTGGTTCACCTGGACGCGTTTGGTCGCCGGTCTGCTCTTCCTCGGCGGTGCCGCCGCATTGCTGATCATCACCGCCACCGTGATGAGCGGTCCGCTGGCGAGCGCGACGGCCGGACCCGCGGTGTTGTGCCTGGCGATCGGTGTCGCGTTGCTCGGTCCGGCCATGACGGGCGCCGTGCTCGCGTTGGTGCGCTGGCCCGTGCAGGCGATGGCCGGCGTCAACGGGCGGCTCGCCATACGCAACGTCACCGCCCGCACTGTCGCGATGTCCGCCGCGGTGATGCCGGTCATGCTGGCCACCGGTATCGCGACGGCCAACCTCTACATGCAGACGACTTCGGTAGACGCTGCCGACAAGGCCTTCACCGCGGACCTCCGCGCGGACGCGGTCCTGGTCTCGACCACCGGCGGCCTGACCCCGGACCTGCTCGACACGGTACGACGTACGCCCGGCGTGGCGAGCGCCTCCCCTTACGTACGCAGCCTCGGCGTGATCGACGAACCCGCGCGCGGCCGAACCGAAGACGGCTGGCCCCTGCAAGGCATCGGCAACGACGGCACCACCCAGGTCACAGTGGCCTCGGGATCCCTGCAGGCGTTGACCGGGTCGACCGTGGCGCTGCCGACCACTTTGGCCAAGAAGATCGACCGGCAGCCGGGTTCGACCATCACCATGACTCTCGGCGATGGCACTCGCGTCGACCTGCGGGTAGTCGCGACGTACGAGGCTCGGCGTGGCTACGAAACTCTGCTGCTCCCGGCGACCTTCCTCGCTTCGCACACGACCAACGGTCTGGCGGACCAGATCCTGATCCGCGCCGAACCCGGCGCCCAGCCGGCCTTCGCCTCGCTGCCGCCGGGTGTCGTACTCGCGGATCGGCAGTCGTTGATCAAGAGCAACCAAGAAGGCCTGCAAACCCAAGCGTGGGTGAACTACCTACTGGTCGGCATGATCATCGCCTACACGGCGGTCGCGGTCCTCAACACACTCGCCTCTTCGACCGTACGACGCCGTCGCGAGTTCGCGCTGCAACGCCTGACCGGCTCAACCCGCCTGCAGGTACTCCGCATGATGACAACCGAAGCCCTCCTGGTAGCCGCCGTCGGCCTCGCCCTCGGCACCTTGGTAGCCGTCGCCTGCCTCCTCCCCTTCAGCCAATCCCTCTCCGGCTCGGCCCTCCCCAGCGGCCCGATCTGGATCTACCTGGGCATCGCCGCCACCGCCATCCTCCTAACCCTCACCGCCACCCTCCTCCCAACCACCCTCTCCCTCCGCTCCCACCCCGCCCAAGCCGCCGCCCGCGCCGACTAA
- a CDS encoding ABC transporter ATP-binding protein, whose translation MRNKYERGTDAVDAVALQAVRRVYGRGGNAVAALDGVTIGFARGTFTAVMGPSGSGKSTFLHCAAGLDRPTSGSVSIDGTPLAELKEAQLTRLRRDRVGFIFQAFNLLPALTVWQNVTLPLELGGRHPDRRAVAAVLDRVGLGDRHKHRPAELSGGQQQRVAIARALVARPAVIFADEPTGALDTRTAADVLDLLRGPVHTDGQTVVMVTHDPVAASYADQVVFLADGVLVGSLIAPTAEQIADRMTHLGAWADRSPALAVVSGGEVR comes from the coding sequence ATGAGAAACAAGTACGAGCGCGGGACCGATGCGGTGGACGCGGTGGCGTTGCAGGCTGTACGCCGGGTCTACGGTCGCGGCGGTAATGCCGTCGCCGCGCTCGACGGGGTGACCATCGGCTTCGCCCGGGGCACTTTCACTGCTGTGATGGGCCCGTCGGGGTCCGGTAAGAGCACCTTCCTGCATTGCGCGGCCGGCCTGGATCGGCCCACCTCCGGGTCGGTGTCGATCGACGGCACGCCGCTGGCCGAGTTGAAGGAGGCCCAGCTGACCAGGCTGCGCCGCGACCGAGTCGGTTTCATCTTCCAGGCGTTCAACCTGCTGCCCGCGTTGACGGTCTGGCAGAACGTCACGCTGCCGCTCGAACTCGGCGGCCGCCATCCGGACCGCCGGGCCGTCGCCGCCGTACTGGACCGGGTCGGACTCGGCGACCGGCACAAGCACCGGCCGGCCGAGTTGTCCGGTGGCCAGCAGCAACGAGTCGCGATCGCTCGCGCGCTGGTCGCACGGCCCGCGGTGATCTTCGCCGACGAACCGACCGGCGCCCTCGACACCCGGACCGCCGCTGACGTACTCGACCTCCTGCGCGGACCGGTACACACCGACGGCCAGACCGTGGTGATGGTGACGCACGACCCGGTCGCCGCGTCGTACGCCGATCAGGTCGTCTTCCTCGCCGACGGCGTTCTGGTCGGCAGCCTGATCGCCCCGACGGCCGAGCAGATCGCGGACCGGATGACCCACCTCGGCGCCTGGGCCGACCGTTCCCCTGCCCTTGCTGTGGTTTCTGGTGGTGAGGTCCGATGA
- a CDS encoding TetR/AcrR family transcriptional regulator — protein sequence MPKVTDEHRTARRSQIVMAARQCVIRQGFHKTTMADVISASGLSAGAVYSYFKSKDELVAAIADEALGSVDQVFRAILSSTEPVTPVAALRSALEYVVEVADHPDGDVTRVGVQAWAEALHNDAIMATASGKYAMLRGRFVEVADRAKADGTIAADADSEEVAQVLFGLIPGFILQRLILGDVTPASYSAGFAALFA from the coding sequence ATGCCCAAGGTCACTGACGAACACCGCACTGCCAGGCGCAGCCAGATCGTGATGGCCGCGCGGCAATGTGTGATCCGGCAGGGCTTCCACAAGACGACGATGGCCGATGTCATCAGCGCCTCCGGCCTGTCCGCAGGTGCCGTCTACAGCTATTTCAAGAGCAAGGACGAGTTGGTCGCGGCCATCGCCGACGAGGCCCTCGGCTCGGTCGACCAGGTCTTCCGCGCGATCCTTTCCAGCACCGAGCCGGTCACCCCGGTCGCGGCCCTGCGCAGTGCCTTGGAGTACGTCGTCGAGGTCGCCGATCACCCGGACGGCGACGTCACCCGCGTCGGCGTCCAGGCCTGGGCCGAGGCGCTGCACAACGACGCGATCATGGCCACGGCCAGCGGGAAGTACGCGATGCTGCGCGGGCGCTTCGTCGAGGTGGCCGATCGCGCGAAGGCCGATGGCACGATCGCCGCGGACGCTGATTCGGAAGAGGTCGCGCAGGTGCTGTTCGGGCTCATCCCGGGGTTCATCCTGCAGCGGCTGATCCTTGGCGATGTGACTCCTGCCAGCTATAGCGCGGGTTTCGCCGCTCTCTTCGCCTGA